One segment of Mycolicibacterium sp. YH-1 DNA contains the following:
- a CDS encoding type II toxin-antitoxin system VapC family toxin → MTIFVIDAPVAIDLATNGAVIPSEHSLTAPTLLRSQVLALVYESVRRGEIDERAGRKVLDNIRGLRIRLLGDRSLQDHAWRIAAELNWPDTYQAEFIALTQLQADALATADQKLAAAASAFVTTVPSVDILRP, encoded by the coding sequence GTGACAATCTTCGTCATCGATGCACCGGTGGCCATCGACCTCGCCACCAACGGAGCTGTCATCCCATCCGAGCACAGCCTGACGGCTCCCACGCTTCTGCGCTCGCAAGTGCTCGCCCTGGTGTACGAATCGGTGCGTCGTGGTGAGATCGACGAACGAGCCGGCCGCAAAGTTCTCGACAACATCCGTGGGCTGCGCATCCGGCTTCTCGGCGACCGATCGCTGCAGGATCACGCCTGGCGCATCGCTGCAGAGCTGAACTGGCCAGATACCTACCAGGCCGAATTTATTGCACTAACCCAGCTCCAAGCGGACGCGCTAGCCACAGCGGATCAGAAACTCGCCGCCGCAGCGAGCGCTTTCGTCACAACGGTGCCCTCGGTCGACATCCTCCGACCGTAG
- a CDS encoding shikimate kinase — MFVMTRHPAILVTGMSGVGKSTVLTELARRGYAAVDTDDVGWIEVIEGEPLWRETVIEELLDRPRESPLFVQGTVANQGRFYDRFDAIVLLSAPIEVVMERIDRRTNNPFGKSAQERAQILADISEVEPLLRQAATHEVSTDRPLAEVVDTVAGIVEGIPR; from the coding sequence ATGTTCGTCATGACGCGGCATCCGGCAATCTTGGTGACAGGGATGTCTGGTGTAGGTAAGTCGACGGTGCTGACCGAGCTTGCCCGTCGGGGTTATGCGGCTGTCGATACCGACGACGTGGGCTGGATCGAGGTGATTGAGGGCGAGCCCCTGTGGCGCGAGACTGTGATCGAGGAGTTATTGGACCGGCCGCGCGAAAGCCCTCTATTTGTCCAGGGCACGGTTGCCAACCAAGGACGCTTCTACGACCGGTTCGATGCCATCGTCTTGTTGAGCGCCCCGATCGAAGTCGTGATGGAGCGAATCGATCGACGGACGAACAACCCGTTCGGCAAATCCGCTCAGGAGCGCGCGCAGATTCTGGCCGACATCTCCGAAGTGGAACCACTGCTGCGGCAGGCGGCCACCCATGAGGTCAGCACCGACCGCCCACTCGCCGAGGTCGTCGATACCGTGGCCGGCATTGTCGAAGGCATACCGCGATGA
- a CDS encoding sugar MFS transporter, whose translation MVIDLPAKVLLSLVAAYSMAYHGLDLTPLTLLDLSASRGLSTTAAGATVTCMTVAIAVSSAVCVRFVARPRRYRMARMGLLLGAVAFAAAAFGPATWMIPPSMVAGGIGIGMSIAAGSAALATTPNPDSTTSTVTFVNRVAAAGLLLVLPFVGSDLTITLGVLSLILLCASALVRDLPDAGEDLAVQRTNATTRVDAHLTREQFALALFVGGGVFLWCVSEDMVYAITATVAIDRAGVAENYVGAVLSLSMLGGILGTVLALPVQRLLGRRASLVTSVLLGGVAKFALITATSPAVFIAAMSVWGTVYCCTLVYVISWAATIDVSGRASALVTSMYLAGFPLTPLIGGFLADNTAPLTFALCAAIPSLLVGALYYCAGTWHNRSLKYAPPISDERALDDGQHL comes from the coding sequence ATGGTCATCGACTTACCGGCGAAAGTGTTGTTGTCGCTGGTGGCGGCGTACTCGATGGCGTATCACGGCCTCGACTTGACACCGCTCACGCTGTTGGACCTGTCTGCGTCGCGCGGACTGAGCACCACTGCCGCCGGCGCGACGGTGACATGCATGACGGTGGCCATAGCCGTTAGCAGCGCCGTCTGCGTCAGGTTTGTCGCTCGCCCCCGCCGCTACCGGATGGCGCGCATGGGCCTCCTACTCGGCGCAGTCGCGTTCGCGGCCGCGGCGTTCGGACCGGCCACCTGGATGATTCCGCCGAGTATGGTCGCCGGCGGCATTGGGATCGGCATGAGTATTGCTGCGGGCTCGGCAGCCCTGGCAACCACCCCGAATCCGGACTCGACGACCTCGACGGTGACCTTCGTCAATCGAGTCGCGGCCGCGGGGCTCCTACTCGTACTCCCTTTCGTGGGTTCCGATCTCACGATTACGCTCGGTGTACTCTCACTCATCCTGTTGTGCGCCAGCGCACTGGTGCGAGATCTGCCTGATGCCGGTGAGGATCTGGCTGTCCAGCGAACCAATGCGACGACTCGCGTCGACGCCCACCTCACCAGAGAGCAGTTCGCGCTGGCTCTCTTCGTCGGCGGGGGCGTGTTCCTCTGGTGCGTATCAGAAGACATGGTCTACGCGATCACGGCAACTGTTGCCATAGACCGAGCTGGCGTTGCCGAGAACTACGTCGGCGCAGTGCTTTCGCTGTCTATGCTCGGCGGCATCCTCGGGACGGTGTTGGCCCTACCGGTCCAGAGGTTGCTCGGAAGGCGCGCCTCGCTGGTCACGAGTGTTCTGCTGGGTGGGGTGGCCAAGTTCGCGCTCATCACCGCGACCTCCCCGGCAGTCTTCATCGCGGCGATGTCAGTGTGGGGCACCGTGTATTGCTGCACGTTGGTGTACGTCATCAGCTGGGCCGCAACGATCGACGTGTCAGGTCGTGCCAGTGCGCTCGTCACCTCGATGTACCTCGCGGGCTTTCCGCTCACACCCCTGATCGGCGGATTCCTCGCTGACAACACCGCCCCGCTCACCTTCGCGTTGTGTGCCGCGATTCCAAGCCTGCTCGTCGGGGCCCTCTATTACTGCGCCGGGACCTGGCACAACCGAAGCCTCAAGTACGCACCACCAATCTCCGATGAAAGGGCACTTGATGACGGCCAGCATCTTTGA
- a CDS encoding MFS transporter translates to MVPLVGHYEYVGPGEGLNARPLRDNADYRRWWLGNLASSTGDQLVMVAFPLMVLLLTKSAFQAGLVASLSALPFIVLSLPVGELVDRVSRRLVLITSSSVSLLAHASIAASYWCGVLTTTQLYTVAFINGCAFVVFLIAQQAVLPVIVSTSELPAATSLAETVERLAAILGPPLGAYLFFSSSAATPFAINAVSFAAITLAVARVKAHLGPFPEARSRDHPIALAVGGKTVFSNPLLRDLTLINARMYLVTSLLRIENCLDERFLGRAVGFAIVAMTFSQSMFECGVVRSGG, encoded by the coding sequence ATGGTCCCGCTTGTGGGCCACTATGAGTATGTGGGGCCGGGGGAGGGATTAAACGCGCGCCCACTGCGCGACAATGCTGACTACCGGCGCTGGTGGCTAGGAAACCTGGCATCGAGCACCGGCGACCAGCTAGTAATGGTGGCATTTCCGCTGATGGTGCTGCTGCTGACGAAGTCAGCATTCCAAGCGGGTTTGGTGGCCAGTCTCTCAGCGCTGCCGTTCATCGTGCTGAGCCTGCCCGTCGGGGAACTGGTCGACCGGGTATCACGCCGCCTGGTGCTGATCACCTCTAGTAGCGTCTCGCTGCTCGCACACGCCTCGATCGCCGCGTCTTATTGGTGCGGTGTACTCACCACCACCCAGCTCTACACGGTCGCGTTCATCAACGGGTGCGCGTTCGTGGTGTTTCTCATCGCCCAGCAGGCCGTGCTACCGGTCATCGTGTCGACATCTGAGCTACCTGCCGCCACAAGCCTGGCCGAAACCGTCGAGCGTCTCGCCGCTATCCTTGGCCCACCGCTGGGGGCGTACCTGTTTTTTTCATCGTCGGCGGCAACACCTTTCGCGATCAACGCTGTGTCCTTCGCGGCAATCACACTGGCTGTCGCGCGAGTTAAAGCCCACCTTGGCCCCTTTCCTGAAGCTCGGTCGCGGGATCATCCGATCGCCCTGGCCGTAGGCGGGAAAACGGTGTTTAGCAATCCGCTGCTGCGCGATCTCACCCTGATCAACGCCCGAATGTATCTAGTGACCAGTCTGCTTCGGATCGAGAACTGCTTGGATGAACGATTCCTTGGCCGCGCTGTAGGCTTCGCGATTGTCGCTATGACGTTTAGCCAGAGCATGTTTGAGTGCGGCGTAGTCCGCAGTGGTGGATGA
- a CDS encoding cupin domain-containing protein, which produces MRPTPTVQRIGPEWGSRNIPALSDYAWHSSDWSESEYLAEPTTTGNIVGAWEGQPGAVSFDFWPYDEVCVIIQGRVAIEVSGGERFEFGPGDSFLIPAGIKAVWRTLEPTKKVFVGLT; this is translated from the coding sequence ATGCGCCCTACACCTACCGTACAGAGGATCGGCCCGGAATGGGGTTCGCGCAACATTCCTGCGCTCAGTGACTACGCATGGCACAGCTCCGACTGGAGCGAGTCCGAGTATCTCGCCGAACCCACCACTACGGGCAACATCGTCGGAGCGTGGGAAGGCCAGCCAGGAGCTGTGTCATTCGACTTCTGGCCCTATGACGAGGTGTGCGTCATCATCCAGGGTCGGGTTGCCATCGAGGTCAGCGGTGGTGAGCGGTTCGAGTTCGGTCCCGGCGATTCGTTCTTGATCCCAGCCGGCATCAAGGCGGTGTGGCGCACGCTGGAGCCGACGAAGAAGGTATTCGTCGGCCTCACCTAG